In one window of Posidoniimonas corsicana DNA:
- a CDS encoding AraC family transcriptional regulator: protein MSNRQQIAFAFPRGAHQEAFIQGVFRYAADQELNWTYTIAPESLSLSVLDLVDWPGDGVLAALNTAEEVEYAMAMRPHVVNISSTLPESPVPRSMVDNVAVGRIAADHLATRGLRNFAFYGLQDVEYSKRRWMGFIERLEESGYSATKHLATPTFGFRGSVWLNQHQELAAWLESLPTPCGVFSVSDYRARHVLDACQQVNLNSPEQIAVLGVDNEHVICDHITPKLSSVARNDVLEGYRAAELLHMRLDGRSSEETEIAVPPLEVVARDSTSAFAVEDPRMKKVLEYLLTNVAEPITIDELAEHADVSRRWLEYAFRDALGETPYHYLQRQRLILAKQLLRDDPTSPVYRIAQRTGFSSVKQLSNAFQKAYGVTPGEYRKLSH, encoded by the coding sequence GTGTCCAACCGACAGCAGATCGCCTTCGCCTTCCCCCGCGGCGCCCATCAGGAGGCGTTCATCCAGGGCGTGTTCCGCTACGCCGCGGATCAAGAGCTCAACTGGACCTACACGATTGCACCGGAGTCGCTCTCGCTGTCGGTGTTGGACCTGGTCGACTGGCCGGGGGATGGGGTCCTGGCCGCGCTGAACACCGCGGAAGAGGTCGAGTACGCGATGGCGATGCGGCCCCACGTGGTCAACATCTCCAGCACGCTGCCCGAATCGCCGGTGCCGCGGTCGATGGTGGACAACGTGGCGGTCGGCCGGATCGCCGCCGATCACCTGGCGACCCGCGGCCTCCGCAACTTTGCGTTCTACGGCCTGCAGGACGTCGAGTACTCCAAACGCCGGTGGATGGGGTTCATCGAGCGTCTGGAGGAGTCGGGCTACTCCGCCACCAAGCACCTGGCGACGCCGACCTTCGGTTTCCGGGGATCGGTGTGGCTGAACCAGCACCAAGAGCTGGCCGCGTGGCTCGAGTCGTTGCCGACGCCCTGCGGTGTGTTCTCGGTATCGGACTACCGTGCCCGGCACGTGCTGGACGCGTGCCAGCAGGTCAACCTGAACTCGCCTGAGCAGATCGCGGTGCTCGGCGTCGACAACGAACACGTCATCTGCGACCACATTACCCCGAAGCTGAGCAGCGTCGCCCGGAACGACGTGCTCGAAGGCTACCGCGCGGCGGAACTGCTCCACATGCGGCTGGACGGCCGTTCGTCCGAAGAGACCGAGATCGCCGTGCCCCCGCTGGAGGTGGTTGCCCGCGACTCCACATCGGCCTTCGCGGTGGAAGACCCGCGGATGAAGAAGGTGCTGGAGTACCTGCTGACCAACGTCGCCGAGCCGATCACCATCGACGAATTGGCCGAGCACGCGGACGTCTCGCGGCGGTGGCTAGAGTACGCCTTCCGCGATGCGCTCGGCGAAACCCCCTACCACTACCTGCAGCGGCAGCGGCTGATCCTCGCCAAGCAGCTGCTGCGGGACGACCCGACCTCGCCGGTGTACCGGATTGCGCAGCGGACGGGGTTCTCGTCGGTGAAGCAGCTCAGCAACGCGTTCCAGAAAGCCTACGGCGTCACGCCGGGCGAGTACCGCAAGCTGTCGCATTAG
- a CDS encoding PEP-CTERM sorting domain-containing protein → MKPNQVRAAFCRAPLLAAACVVGLGGLTAEGTQLWYDGFSLASEGGDYTADTALNGTAGGSGSFFSGNWVAADQDDTGSWTNAQSSGLSRPGLTEAVVGGAAGREVQFDCCVFTRTSRLFSSPWGGFTDPNGTFYMGYLIDFGTGIMDDPHHRTIEMHSGGFDDDLNRNLMLGISNFAGLGNELALSVRDSLTDESALQVLSEQADLNDLSVQGTHYVVMKFEMSTTADDVISVFLDPVGTTEPTPSASVTVGQFLADRLSTNTQFTFNSADPSAAGQFDELRVGTEFADVAINSLEFKGVPEPASVGLLAMSVAGGLARRRRLM, encoded by the coding sequence ATGAAACCGAATCAAGTGCGTGCGGCGTTTTGCCGTGCCCCGCTGCTTGCCGCAGCCTGCGTGGTGGGGTTGGGTGGTCTTACCGCCGAGGGCACCCAGCTGTGGTACGACGGGTTCAGCCTTGCCAGCGAGGGGGGTGACTACACCGCCGACACCGCGCTGAACGGGACCGCGGGCGGCAGCGGCTCGTTCTTCAGTGGCAACTGGGTTGCTGCCGACCAAGACGACACCGGTTCGTGGACCAACGCCCAGTCGTCTGGTCTGTCTCGCCCCGGGCTAACCGAGGCGGTCGTCGGAGGCGCCGCGGGGCGTGAGGTGCAGTTCGACTGCTGCGTCTTCACCCGCACGTCGCGGCTGTTCTCATCGCCCTGGGGCGGGTTCACCGACCCGAACGGCACCTTCTACATGGGCTACCTCATTGACTTCGGTACCGGAATCATGGACGACCCGCACCACCGCACCATCGAGATGCACTCCGGCGGGTTCGACGACGACCTCAACCGGAACCTAATGCTTGGCATCAGCAACTTCGCAGGGCTGGGCAACGAGCTAGCGCTGTCGGTCCGCGACTCGCTAACAGACGAATCGGCTCTGCAGGTGCTCTCCGAGCAGGCGGACCTGAACGACCTCAGTGTGCAGGGGACCCACTACGTCGTGATGAAGTTTGAGATGTCGACCACCGCCGATGACGTCATCTCCGTGTTCCTCGACCCGGTCGGCACAACCGAACCCACCCCAAGCGCATCGGTAACGGTCGGACAGTTCTTGGCCGACCGCCTGTCGACGAACACCCAGTTCACATTCAACAGCGCGGACCCGTCCGCCGCGGGGCAGTTCGACGAGTTGCGGGTTGGAACCGAGTTCGCCGATGTGGCGATCAACTCGCTGGAGTTCAAGGGCGTGCCCGAGCCCGCGTCGGTCGGGCTGCTGGCGATGAGCGTCGCTGGCGGGCTGGCGCGTCGCCGCCGGCTGATGTAG
- a CDS encoding rhamnogalacturonan lyase: protein MGSYCFSQRFLPAALVWSLLLGTAADLASGQRWMERLDRGVVAVQNPSGEVFVSWRLLGNDPEGVTFNVWRHVDGKPPEQINDQPLTGGTNAVDPAPAEGAQYSVQAIDGSVDLGASEPTPVWSEGYLEIPIVNTEGYRPGDASVGDLTGDGKPDIVIHQSSRGRDNSFAGITGTPVLEAYTLSGERLWRIDLGKNIREGEHYTQFLVYDLDGDGRAEVMCKTADGTVDGQGKTLGDADKDWRTDQPGSQKHGRILDGPEYLTVFDGRTGAELATTDYVPGRDPIDGWGGIGGNAGNDSYGNRCDRFLACVAYLDGQRPSAVMCRGVYGRIAIAAWDWRDGELTQRWVFDTGPSKPPYRDASPFAGMGGHSLSVADVDADGRDEIVYQAMVVDNDGQGLYSTGLRHGDVMYIADMDPKRPGLEVFSVQENEERAEQFATPGAAMRDARTGEILWSHSPAIDVPQGVAADIDPRHPGFEAWGGPGGLRSVQGEQIGDAPRSRGWTMWWDADPLREFLSVGRSFDGRGRRGRRRPPEATTANAAEQQTGFRGRPTEVQKWDWEAGQLKPVQTLPGVSFSREPCLVGDLLGDWREEVLAVSPDMKSLRLFTTSIPTDLRLRTLLHDPQYRLGLVWQNVAYNKPCYPSFYLADGMTEPSVAPIMVTPVSGEPSK from the coding sequence ATGGGCTCCTATTGCTTCTCCCAACGTTTTCTGCCGGCTGCTCTGGTCTGGAGCCTGTTGCTGGGCACCGCGGCAGACCTGGCCAGCGGTCAGCGATGGATGGAGCGTCTGGACCGGGGCGTCGTGGCCGTGCAAAACCCCAGCGGCGAGGTCTTCGTTAGCTGGCGGTTGTTGGGGAATGACCCGGAAGGCGTCACATTCAACGTGTGGCGGCACGTGGACGGAAAGCCGCCAGAGCAGATCAATGACCAACCGCTGACCGGCGGGACCAATGCTGTGGACCCGGCACCGGCGGAGGGCGCGCAGTACTCGGTGCAGGCGATCGACGGCAGCGTGGACCTTGGTGCGAGCGAGCCCACTCCGGTATGGAGCGAGGGGTACCTGGAAATCCCAATCGTCAATACCGAGGGGTACCGGCCGGGCGACGCGTCGGTGGGCGACCTCACCGGCGACGGCAAACCCGATATCGTGATTCACCAGTCTTCTCGGGGACGCGACAACAGCTTCGCTGGGATTACGGGGACGCCCGTTCTCGAGGCGTACACCTTGTCCGGCGAGAGGCTCTGGCGGATCGACCTGGGTAAGAACATCCGCGAAGGCGAGCACTACACGCAGTTCCTGGTCTACGACCTCGACGGCGACGGCCGCGCTGAAGTGATGTGCAAGACCGCCGACGGGACCGTCGATGGGCAGGGCAAGACGCTCGGCGACGCCGACAAGGACTGGCGCACCGATCAGCCAGGCTCTCAAAAGCACGGCCGGATTCTCGACGGACCAGAGTACCTGACCGTGTTCGATGGCCGCACGGGGGCCGAACTAGCGACAACGGACTACGTCCCGGGCAGGGACCCGATCGATGGCTGGGGTGGGATCGGCGGCAACGCCGGCAACGACAGCTACGGAAACCGCTGCGACCGGTTCTTGGCGTGCGTGGCCTACCTGGATGGCCAGCGACCCAGCGCGGTGATGTGCCGCGGCGTCTACGGCCGGATCGCGATCGCCGCCTGGGACTGGCGTGACGGGGAGCTCACTCAGCGGTGGGTGTTCGACACCGGCCCTAGCAAACCGCCCTACCGTGACGCGTCGCCATTTGCCGGTATGGGCGGACACTCGCTGTCGGTCGCCGACGTGGACGCCGACGGCCGCGATGAGATCGTGTACCAGGCGATGGTGGTCGACAACGATGGCCAGGGGCTCTACTCGACAGGCCTCCGTCACGGCGACGTCATGTACATCGCTGACATGGACCCAAAGCGCCCCGGCCTGGAGGTTTTCTCGGTGCAGGAGAACGAGGAACGGGCGGAGCAGTTCGCCACGCCCGGCGCCGCCATGCGGGACGCCCGCACCGGCGAGATCCTGTGGAGCCACAGCCCTGCGATCGACGTGCCTCAGGGCGTGGCGGCGGACATCGATCCCCGGCACCCAGGCTTCGAGGCCTGGGGAGGCCCAGGCGGTCTGCGCAGCGTGCAGGGCGAGCAGATCGGCGACGCCCCGCGAAGCCGGGGCTGGACCATGTGGTGGGACGCGGACCCGCTGCGCGAGTTTCTTTCGGTTGGCCGTAGCTTTGACGGCCGGGGCCGACGCGGCCGCCGCCGACCGCCCGAGGCCACAACCGCAAACGCTGCGGAGCAACAGACCGGGTTCCGCGGACGTCCCACTGAAGTGCAGAAGTGGGACTGGGAGGCGGGACAGCTAAAGCCGGTGCAGACGCTGCCGGGCGTGAGCTTCAGCCGCGAGCCATGCCTGGTGGGCGATCTGCTGGGCGACTGGCGGGAGGAGGTGCTGGCGGTTTCTCCTGATATGAAGTCGCTCCGACTATTCACGACATCCATTCCCACCGACCTGCGTCTGCGGACCCTGTTGCACGACCCGCAGTACCGCCTGGGCCTGGTGTGGCAGAACGTGGCCTACAACAAGCCGTGCTATCCCAGTTTCTACCTAGCGGATGGCATGACCGAGCCCTCGGTGGCGCCGATCATGGTTACCCCAGTGAGCGGCGAGCCATCTAAGTAG
- a CDS encoding glycosyl hydrolase: MPIPLRVATLAALLMLANCCPSVAADAPGLWPEPTAESRPWTRWWWLGSAVDKQEITRLLQEYHDAGIGGVEITCIYGVQGEDEHELPYRSEAWLGAVQHAIAEADRLGMGVDLPPGSGWRMGGPEMSREQGNSRLVLSEHEVAAGETLSVDFDRERPQAAVAVGPEGRRANLSEHLTDSRLEWQADADSKVYVVAYRWAGDRVKRPAPGGEGVNINPFWADSVRGYLNEFSSTAKELPGLRASFHDSFEYEGDWQPDFFTEFHNRRGYRLEDRLAELNGVGPSETVARVKCDYRETLSDLVRDHMLLPWIEWSHEHGLLARNQSHGSPANWLDLYGLCDIPETESFGRLTSGDTNPLVMKFASSAANTMGKRLTSSESGTWLNEHFHVTLAELKQLLDRQMTAGVNHAIYHGTAYSPERAQWPGWLFYASTQVNPQNPLWRDLPALNAYMTRCQSLLQASQPDNDVLLYWPIHDYWHNPRGLRSNMSVHSSESWLDRQPIGEAAAMLVDNGYGFDFISDAQLQQAVASGDNAIRLPGGEYRVVVAPKPEHMPLKSLAKLSELAQAGAKVVFWGGLPSSEPGLAGLEESDDWKNTTAMLKDSGDCLRGEDLLTLLKQTTARGEQVPAGLSILRKKADDASLYMVVNTAGEPFDGWFAPAGQFEQAVLLDPMTGDTGVAEGRAGENGHELRLQLAPGESLFVRCEAASTEFPAWVYTGQDGQSIALDGPADVEFIAGGPTLPGPQRMDIVQPWTALDLADAQRFAGTARYAFEFDVPAEAAEGDWRLDLGEVAHSARVRLNGGEPRTLIGPTFQTQVGPLKSTGNRLEVEVTSTATNRIRDLDGRGIPWRIFKDINLVTIRYRKFDASGWPVQPQGLIGPVKLTKVTTD, translated from the coding sequence ATGCCGATACCGCTCCGCGTCGCCACGCTTGCCGCCCTGCTGATGCTGGCCAACTGCTGCCCGTCCGTTGCCGCCGACGCGCCGGGCCTGTGGCCGGAGCCGACCGCCGAGAGCCGCCCGTGGACGCGGTGGTGGTGGCTGGGGTCGGCGGTCGACAAGCAGGAGATTACACGGCTGCTGCAGGAGTACCATGACGCCGGCATCGGCGGCGTCGAGATCACCTGCATCTACGGCGTCCAGGGGGAGGACGAGCACGAGCTGCCCTACCGGTCGGAGGCCTGGCTCGGCGCGGTCCAGCACGCCATCGCCGAAGCCGACCGGCTGGGGATGGGCGTCGACCTCCCGCCGGGGTCAGGCTGGCGGATGGGGGGGCCGGAGATGAGCCGCGAGCAAGGCAACTCTCGGCTGGTGCTCAGCGAGCACGAGGTTGCCGCGGGCGAGACGCTCAGCGTCGACTTCGACAGGGAACGCCCTCAGGCCGCGGTCGCTGTAGGCCCGGAGGGACGCCGAGCGAATCTCTCGGAGCACCTGACCGACAGCCGGCTGGAGTGGCAGGCCGACGCCGACTCGAAAGTCTACGTGGTCGCCTACCGCTGGGCCGGTGACCGCGTGAAGCGTCCGGCGCCGGGCGGCGAGGGCGTGAACATCAACCCGTTCTGGGCCGACTCGGTTAGGGGCTACCTGAACGAGTTCAGCTCCACCGCCAAAGAGCTGCCCGGGCTGCGGGCGTCGTTCCACGACTCGTTCGAGTATGAGGGCGATTGGCAGCCAGACTTCTTCACCGAGTTCCACAACCGCCGGGGCTACCGTTTGGAAGACCGGCTCGCCGAGCTGAATGGCGTGGGGCCCAGCGAAACGGTTGCGCGGGTCAAGTGCGACTACCGCGAGACGCTCTCCGACCTGGTCCGCGACCACATGCTGCTGCCGTGGATCGAGTGGTCGCACGAGCACGGCCTCCTGGCCCGCAACCAGTCGCACGGATCGCCCGCCAACTGGCTCGACCTGTACGGCCTGTGCGACATCCCGGAAACCGAGAGCTTCGGTCGTCTCACCAGCGGCGACACCAATCCCCTGGTGATGAAATTCGCCTCGTCGGCCGCCAACACCATGGGCAAGCGGCTCACGTCGAGCGAGTCGGGAACGTGGCTCAACGAGCACTTCCACGTCACGCTTGCTGAGCTCAAGCAACTGCTCGACCGGCAGATGACCGCTGGCGTCAACCACGCCATCTACCACGGCACCGCCTACTCGCCGGAGCGGGCACAATGGCCGGGGTGGTTGTTCTACGCCTCGACCCAGGTGAACCCGCAGAACCCGCTGTGGCGTGACCTGCCGGCGCTCAACGCGTACATGACGCGTTGCCAGTCGCTGCTCCAGGCCTCGCAGCCGGACAACGATGTGCTGCTCTACTGGCCGATCCACGACTACTGGCACAACCCACGCGGGCTGCGGAGCAACATGAGCGTGCACAGCAGCGAATCGTGGCTCGATCGGCAGCCGATCGGCGAGGCCGCGGCGATGCTGGTCGACAACGGCTACGGGTTCGATTTTATTTCCGACGCGCAGTTGCAGCAGGCCGTCGCGAGCGGCGACAACGCGATCAGGCTCCCGGGCGGCGAGTACCGCGTGGTAGTCGCGCCGAAGCCCGAGCACATGCCGCTCAAATCACTGGCCAAGCTCAGCGAGCTCGCCCAGGCCGGCGCCAAGGTGGTGTTCTGGGGCGGGCTGCCCTCGTCTGAGCCCGGGCTGGCCGGCTTGGAGGAGTCCGACGACTGGAAGAACACCACCGCGATGCTCAAGGACAGCGGCGATTGCCTCCGCGGGGAGGACCTGCTGACGCTGCTCAAGCAAACGACCGCCCGTGGTGAGCAGGTCCCGGCGGGGCTGTCGATCCTCCGCAAGAAAGCCGACGACGCGTCGCTCTACATGGTCGTCAACACCGCGGGCGAGCCGTTCGACGGGTGGTTCGCGCCCGCCGGCCAGTTCGAGCAAGCGGTCCTTCTCGATCCGATGACGGGCGACACGGGCGTAGCCGAGGGGCGAGCCGGTGAGAACGGCCACGAGCTTCGCCTGCAACTGGCCCCGGGCGAAAGCCTGTTCGTCCGCTGCGAAGCCGCTTCCACGGAATTCCCGGCCTGGGTCTACACGGGACAGGATGGGCAGTCGATCGCGCTGGACGGCCCGGCCGACGTCGAGTTCATCGCCGGCGGCCCCACGCTTCCTGGGCCGCAAAGGATGGACATCGTTCAGCCCTGGACCGCCCTGGATTTGGCCGACGCGCAGCGGTTTGCGGGCACAGCCCGGTACGCGTTTGAGTTTGATGTCCCCGCCGAGGCGGCCGAGGGCGATTGGCGGCTCGACCTGGGGGAGGTCGCGCACAGCGCGCGGGTCCGGCTCAACGGCGGTGAGCCACGCACCCTGATCGGGCCCACCTTCCAAACGCAGGTCGGCCCGCTCAAGTCCACTGGCAACCGACTGGAAGTGGAGGTGACCAGCACGGCCACCAACCGCATCCGGGACCTCGACGGGCGGGGTATCCCGTGGAGGATCTTCAAGGACATTAATCTTGTCACGATCCGGTACCGGAAATTCGACGCGTCCGGCTGGCCGGTTCAGCCGCAGGGGCTGATCGGCCCTGTTAAGCTGACGAAGGTCACCACCGATTAG